The following proteins are encoded in a genomic region of Falco peregrinus isolate bFalPer1 unplaced genomic scaffold, bFalPer1.pri scaffold_35, whole genome shotgun sequence:
- the LOC106112805 gene encoding ribosome-binding protein 1-like → MDVCDPQMPNVVLFGGLMVVSAIGIFLVFTFMEKVLRPSEEALAKQGKGLKKTQQKEKEKKKKEEAVEKKGKGKKNQEKPNGQVPEAHQSAPVVSSVTIKKSNVLPAHEEQKHNGPVKKVAASKKKSEPAPADSDGPLHLPYKTLVSTVSSTVFGEGEAQRLIEILTEKAGIVQDTWHAELAAERAKATAVEGKLKEQLLAREQEMAAVQARVQASYQDHVSETQQLQGKIRTLQEQLENGPDTQLARLQQENSILSDAFCQIRSQMESKQNAEVARLQEWCGKLMNELSEKSEVLRQEEQLRKSWEMKVAALERQMEQLQEKLGKKKKRKNRGQAASELQERLKVTQDQLAKGRLKKCKEQLQETGEEDSLKEGTSV, encoded by the exons ATGGATGTCTGTGACCCTCAGATGCCGAATGTCGTGCTCTTTGGAGGTCTGATGGTGGTATCAGCCATCGGGATCTTCCTGGTGTTCACCTTCATGGAGAAGGTCCTCCGTCCTTCTGAGGAAGCCTTGGCCAAGCAAGGCAAAGGGCTTAAGAAGactcagcagaaggaaaaagagaaaaagaagaaagaggaagctgttgagaaaaaaggaaaaggaaagaaaaatcaagagaaacCTAATGGACAGGTCCCAGAGGCGCACCAAAGTGCTCCAGTGGTCAGCTCTGTCaccataaagaaaagcaatgttcTTCCAGCCCATGAGGAGCAGAAGCATAATGGACCTGTCAAGAAGGTGGCTGCATCCAAGAAGAAGAGCGAGCCAG cacctgcGGACTCGGATGGGCCCCTCCACCTGCCCTACAAGACGCTCGTGTCCACGGTCAGCAGCACGGTGTTCGGCGAGGGGGAGGCCCAGCGGCTCATCGAGATCCTGACGGAGAAAGCGGGCATCGTCCAGGACACCTGGCACGCG GAGCTGGCGGCCGAGCGGGCCAAGGCGACGGCCGTGGAGGGCAAGctgaaggagcagctgctggcccgCGAGCAGGAGATGGCAGCGGTGCAGGCACGCGTGCAGGCCAGCTACCAGGACCATGTCAGCGAAacgcagcagctgcagggcaag ATCCGcaccctgcaggagcagctggagaatgGCCCCGACACGCAGCTGGCTcgcctgcagcaggagaactCCATCCTGAGCGATGCCTTCTGCCAGATCAGAAGTCAGATGGAGAGCAA GCAAAACGCTGAGGTGGCCAGGTTACAGGAGTGGTGCGGCAAGCTGATGAACGAGCTGTCTGAGAAGTCAGAGGTGCTGCGgcaagaggagcagctgaggaagagctgGGAGATGAAAGTGGCGGCCTTGGAGAGGCagatggagcagctgcag gaaaaactaggaaaaaaaaaaaaaagaaagaaccgGGGCCAGGCAGCAAGCGAACTACAGGAGCGACTGAAGGTTACCCAGGaccaactggccaaagggagaCTGAAGAAGTGTAAAGAACAGCTTCAGGAAACG ggggaagaggacaGCTTGAAGGAAGGGACTTCAGTCTGA
- the LOC129783356 gene encoding ribosome-binding protein 1-like: MDVYDPQMPNVVLFGGLMVVSAIGIFLVFTFMEKVLRPSEEALAKQGKGLKKTQQKEKEKKKKEEAVEKKGKGKKNQEKPNGQVPEAHQSAPVVSSVTIKKSNVLPAHEEQKHNGPVKKVAASKKKSEPAPADSDGPLYLPYKTLVSTVSSTVFGEGEAQRLIEILTEKAGIVQDTWHAAKQKGDPVTVLKRQLEEKEKQLATKQEAAAAARNKVEELSQELAAERAKATAVEGKLKEQLLAREQEMAAVQARVQASYQDHVSETQQLQGKIRTLQEQLENGPDTQLARLQQENSILSDAFCQIRSQMESKQNAEVARLQEWCGKLMNELSEKSEVLRQEEQLRKSWEMKVAALERQMEQLQVRQAPANLLPSGRWGGWLNCVGSVGLAMGRARRGDERLHLESELPGGPLHRLLPPVSLSHAMNSSCTSPAKPRGHAALVGAVLARGCTSLIF, from the exons ATGGATGTCTATGACCCTCAGATGCCGAATGTCGTGCTCTTTGGAGGTCTGATGGTGGTATCAGCCATCGGGATCTTCCTGGTGTTCACCTTCATGGAGAAGGTCCTCCGTCCTTCTGAGGAAGCCTTGGCCAAGCAAGGCAAAGGGCTTAAGAAGactcagcagaaggaaaaagagaaaaagaagaaagaggaagctgttgagaaaaaaggaaaaggaaagaaaaatcaagagaaacCTAATGGACAGGTCCCAGAGGCGCACCAAAGTGCTCCAGTGGTCAGCTCTGTCaccataaagaaaagcaatgttcTTCCAGCCCATGAGGAGCAGAAGCATAATGGACCTGTCAAGAAGGTGGCTGCATCCAAGAAGAAGAGCGAGCCAG cacctgcGGACTCGGATGGGCCCCTCTACCTGCCCTACAAGACGCTCGTGTCCACGGTCAGCAGCACGGTGTTCGGCGAGGGGGAGGCCCAGCGGCTCATCGAGATCCTGACGGAGAAAGCGGGCATCGTCCAGGACACCTGGCACGCG GCCAAGCAGAAGGGTGACCCTGTCACTGTCCTGAAACgccagctggaggagaaggagaagcagctcgCCACcaagcaggaggctgcagccgcTGCCAGAAacaaggtggaggagctgagccAG GAGCTGGCGGCCGAGCGGGCCAAGGCGACGGCCGTGGAGGGCAAGctgaaggagcagctgctggcccgCGAGCAGGAGATGGCAGCGGTGCAGGCACGCGTGCAGGCCAGCTACCAGGACCATGTCAGCGAAacgcagcagctgcagggcaag ATCCGcaccctgcaggagcagctggagaatgGCCCCGACACGCAGCTGGCTcgcctgcagcaggagaactCCATCCTGAGCGATGCCTTCTGCCAGATCAGAAGTCAGATGGAGAGCAA GCAAAACGCTGAGGTGGCCAGGTTACAGGAGTGGTGCGGCAAGCTGATGAACGAGCTGTCTGAGAAGTCAGAGGTGCTGCGgcaagaggagcagctgaggaagagctgGGAGATGAAAGTGGCGGCCTTGGAGAGGCagatggagcagctgcaggtcaggcaAGCACCTGCAAACCTGCTCCCCTCAGGGAGATGGGGCGGGTGGCTGAATTGTGTGGGATCCGTGGGGTTGGCCATGGGCAGAGCTCGGCGGGGAGATGAACGTCTGCATTTGGAAAGCGAGCTGCCTGGTGGACCTCTTCATCGCCTCCTGCCCCCTGTCAGTTTGTCACATGCAATGAACTCTTCTTGCACATCCCCGGCAAAGCCCAGGGGGCACGCTGCCCTGGTGGGAGCCGTTCTCGCTAGAGGTTGTAcaagtttaatattttaa